ATCAGAATTTTCGGTAATATCTTCATGTGACTTTACCGATATGATACAGTATATCGGTGTCGTTAAATCAGATGATAATTTAAAACTTAAAACATGCAGAAAATTTGCCAACAGTATGCTTTCTTTAAATAACCAATCCCGCCTCAGTGAAATAGGCACGTGCCCTGTTATATATATAGAAGAAATATTTAGCCAAAACGAAACCCTTTTTAATATATACGAACGTATGCTTAAAAAAGGTGTTTTCCCAAATACATTTTTATATGCCAAAAATATCTCCACTGCTCAAAAATATGCCCAAGAAATCTCTTCTGGAAACCTAAGTTCACTTGAGTTTTTAAAAGATATAATGCTGCTTGGCTAACTTGTAAAAGATCATTATATGCAGTATAATTTAATTGAAAATGAGGGCTTTAAAACATATGACAAATAAACTTTTTTTAAAATCATTTAGTGAACTTGGTGTTAAAGTTCTAAAAGATGTACCTATGTCGAAGCATACCACTTTTTGTGTCGGCGGTACGGCAGACTATATGATTTTTCCGAAAAATACCTCAGAACTGATAAACACTTTAAATAACCTAAAAAAAAGTAGCATATCTTATTATATAATCGGAAAAGGTTCTAATTTACTGGTAACTGATAAAGGGATCCGCGGAGCCGTTATAAAACTTTCCGATAATTTTTCCGATATAAGTTTTAATGGAGATATAGCCTTAGCCTCCAGCGGAGCTCTTTTAGGGGAACTGCTCCGGGATGCACATAAAAACGGCCTTTGCGGAATGGAGGCTCTTGGAGGTATCCCTGGCACTATTGGCGGAGCCGTCGTAATGAATGCAGGCGCTTACGGTAGTGAAATATCCGATTTCATTTTAAACGTAAGGGCAGTTGATGAATCCGGTAGCATAGTTACTTTAGATAAAGATAGTTTAGAACTAGGATATAGGACTAGTAGTATACTATCTAAAAAACTTATAGTTATAGATGCATCATTTAAGCTTAAATCTGGTGACATAATCACCGCAAAAAAGCTACTTTCAGGCTATAATAAAAAAAGACATGAAAAACAGCCACTTGATTTCCCCAGTGCCGGCAGTACTTTTAAACGCCCTAAGGGCTATTTTGCAGGTACGCTTATAGAAAGCGCGGGGCTTAAAGGTTTTTCAATAGGCGGTGCACAGGTTTCTGAAAAACATGCCGGTTTTATAATTAATACGGGAAAAGCCTCTGCATATGACGTTATAGCACTTATCGAACATGTCAGAAAAACCGTCTTTGATAAATTTGGAGTCGATTTGGAACCGGAGGTAAAAATAATTGGCGAACCTTAAAATAATTGCCGATTATCATACGCATACTATATTCAGCCATGGTAAAAACACCATAGAAGAAAACGTATTAGCCGCAATTGATAAGAATTTAAGCGAAATAGCAATATGCGACCACGGCCCGTCTCATATATTTTATGGAATTAAGAGGCATAAGCTAAACGAATACTTAGATGAAATAGCCCGTGTCAAAAAAAAATACAAAGATAAAATAAAGGTATTGTCCGCACTTGAGCTAAACGTCCGTTCATTTAACGGGTTTATAGACGTTGATAGTGAAACCGCAA
The sequence above is drawn from the Eubacteriales bacterium genome and encodes:
- the murB gene encoding UDP-N-acetylmuramate dehydrogenase, producing the protein MTNKLFLKSFSELGVKVLKDVPMSKHTTFCVGGTADYMIFPKNTSELINTLNNLKKSSISYYIIGKGSNLLVTDKGIRGAVIKLSDNFSDISFNGDIALASSGALLGELLRDAHKNGLCGMEALGGIPGTIGGAVVMNAGAYGSEISDFILNVRAVDESGSIVTLDKDSLELGYRTSSILSKKLIVIDASFKLKSGDIITAKKLLSGYNKKRHEKQPLDFPSAGSTFKRPKGYFAGTLIESAGLKGFSIGGAQVSEKHAGFIINTGKASAYDVIALIEHVRKTVFDKFGVDLEPEVKIIGEP